The Diadema setosum chromosome 4, eeDiaSeto1, whole genome shotgun sequence genome window below encodes:
- the LOC140227725 gene encoding uncharacterized protein: protein MAVLMCVVPILVAILLMVLWRHHKKRRRSSQTLNQPNNRQLQVHPVDTTNQSVISTDHVVLSKTSTMCTDAGAEGHPFPSHYYNTCREVTAHQEDPYHIYQDAAEVDMGTSQAPNLEQVFLCASSLQSNVTCSNHNHAEKMNNKRDRPGSASVYTSQPREVDENLFLSKNSSQIAPNRQSETIQEQSRWKTRVEYKSTNRNEVITADPLYSTAIYSVKSREKPGVDENGYLVLEANTGEITPYQSKTIQTNPRPTKNRTLAQSTLMSTHAYYTKNRCLKA, encoded by the exons ATGGCAGTTCTTATGTGTGTTGTTCCCATACTTGTTGCCATTCTGTTAATGGTATTGTGGAGGCATCACAAGAAAAG ACGTAGATCATCACAAACTTTAAATCAGCCAAACAATAGACAACTGCAGGTGCATCCCGTAGATACTACAAACCAAAGTGTGATCTCGACGGATCATGTTGTATTGAGCAAAACTAGTACAATGTGTACTGACGCTGGAGCAGAGGGTCACCCTTTCCCGAGCCACTATTACAACACTTGCAGAGAAGTCACTGCTCATCAAGAGGATCCGTATCACATCTACCAGGACGCTGCGGAGGTAGACATGGGAACTTCACAGGCACCAAATTTGGAACAAGTCTTCCTTTGTGCATCTTCGCTACAGAGCAACGTCACTTGCTCA AACCACAATCACGCagagaaaatgaacaacaagaGAGACAGGCCTGGTTCTGCATCCGTCTACACAAGCCAACCGAGAGAGGTGGATGaaaatctctttctctcaaaaaATTCCAGTCAAATTGCTCCAAACCGCCAATCCGAGACAATTCAAGAACAGTCACGATGGAAGACACGAGTTGAGTACAAGTCTACCAATAGAAATGAAGTGATCACTGCTGATCCATTATATTCTACAGCCATCTACTCAGTCAAATCAAGGGAAAAGCCGGGAGTAGATGAAAATGGTTATCTTGTTCTCGAAGCAAATACCGGTGAAATCACTCCCTACCAATCTAAAACCATCCAG ACCAATCCGAGACCCACCAAGAACCGCACTCTTGCCCAGAGTACACTTATGTCGACCCACGCATATTACACGAAAAATAGATGCCTGAAGGCCTGA